In Labilibaculum sp. DW002, the genomic window GAAAATGAAGGAATAAAATTACGCGGGAAACCTGCACCATACACATTGGCACTTACACCAATGACAGTTCCGGTGTTCAACATGGTATTAATGCCGCATTTAGAATGATCTCCCATGATTGTTCCACAAAACTGCAAGCCCGTTTTATTGAATCGGTTCGATTTATAATTCCATAGTTTTACCTCAGAGTAGTTGTTCTTTAGGTTAGAGTTATTGGTATCAGCTCCAATATTACACCATTCTCCGATGACTGCATTACCAAGGAAACCATCGTGAGCTTTATTGGCATAGCCAAAAAAGACAACGTTACTCAACTCTCCTCCCGATTTACAGTAAGGTCCCAGAGTTGTAGCTCCATATACCTTTGCACCTAATTTTAAAGCAGAGTGTTCGCACATGGCCAATGGTCCACGTACCAATGAGCCTTCCATTATTTCAGCATCCTTTCCAATATAGATTGGGCCCTCTTTTGCATTCAAGGTCGCAAACTCAACGCTGGCTCCTTCTTCAAGGAATATATTTTCTTTCCCAAGAACATTAACGGTATCACTTAAGACTTGTGAACTTCTCCCTTTAGTCAAGAATTCAAAATCCTCTCTTAAAGCAAAATCATTTAAACCAAATATATCGTAAGGCATTGCAATTCTAACAATCTCCTTATTGTATTCTATCTTTATTTTTTCAGATATAGCTTCTTCTTTAACCAGATTAACATCAGTATCAGAAAGCTTAGCCGCTATAATCAAATTCTCTTTTGCAAGATATTCTCCAAGCTTTAAATTTTGGATTGCTGAAATCAAATCCGAATTAGGAAGAATTGATCCATTAATCATCACATTTTCATCCTCAACTACCTTTTGGTATTTTACAGATAAGTATTTTTGAGTAAGAAAGCCAAAACTTGCATTTAAACGCTTTTCCCATTTTTCACGAATCGTAAGAATTCCAACACGAATTTCCGCAACAGGACGAGTAAAAGTTAATGGACGTAAATCATTCCACGCCTCATTATCAAAAAGAATATAGTTCATTGTAGTAGTGATTTTAATCTAAAAAGGTATCCTCTGTAGATTCTATGTACGATCAAAAATAAAAAAAAGCCTCGAATATTCGAGGCTTTTCTTGTATAGTAATTTTTTTTTGATCTTACTTTTTGAACTTCTTGTATTTGTTCATAAACTTATCAACACGTCCTGCAGTATCGATTAGAGTCATCTTACCTGTATAGAAAGGGTGAGATGTGTTAGAAATCTCAAGCTTTACTAATGGGTATTCAACATTGTCAATCTCGATAGTCTCTTTTGTATTCGCAGTTGACTTAGTAATAAAAACAGTCTCATTTGACATGTCTTTAAAAGCTACTAGACGGTAGTTTTTAGGATGTATTCCTTCTTTCATCTTATTCTCTTTAAAATTTCTTATAATCTTCTTCCAATGGACTGCAAAGGTAAATATTGTAATTTATTTTGCAAAAAAATGACACAAGAATCTAACTTTTATTGTCTTTATTCTTTAGAAGCCTTAGTTCCTCTGTTTTCCAGAGGGATAATAGCTGTTCTTTTAAAGGGTACATTCCTATCAAAAAGGTAGCGATAGGTATAATGAGTCTTCATTTTAACCCCTCCAACCGACTCATAAATCGATATCATTTTAGGATTAAAATCACCTACCCAGGATAATTCAACCTCGGTATATTGCTTCTTAGCTTTTATGGCCTTATCCATTTTCCAGAAAATAGCTGATTCAATACCGAATCGTTGATATTTTGGCACAACACCCATAATCGTAATACGAGTACGAGTAATGGTTTTTCGTTTAAGCAAATACATGAATTTCAACTTATTCCAGAAATCAAGCTTACCATTCATCTTTCTCAAAACCTGATTAATATCTGGCATGGCTACGAAAAAAGCAATAGGTTTTCCTTCATGGTAGGCAAACCAAATAAAATCTTCCTCTAATATACCTTTCCCTTCACGTGCTATTTTACGGATATCTTCAATATCTATTGGTGTAAAATTGTCATGAAACTTCCATGCCTCATTATAAACCTCAATAATATCCTGTATATATTTCTCCGAATTAGAAAACTTAAAATGCTCAAATTCAAAACCCGGCTTTTTAGATATCCACTCTGCGATTTTTGCAAATCGTTCCGGGAATGGTTTCGATCGATCAACATGATAGCTATACTGTTCGAAGAAAACTTGAAAACCATACGATTCGAAGAACTCCTGATAATAAGCTTTGTTGTATGGCATACCATAACCTTGTGGCAAAAATCCGTCAACTAACAGGCCCCAGTGGTTATCATTCTCACCAAAATTGATTGGACCATCCATAGCTTCCATACCACGCTCTTTCAACCATTCTTTTGCTGTATCAAAAAGCAAAAAAGCAGCCTCTCTGTCTTTGATGCACTCAAAAAAGCCACAACCACCTGTTGGTTGATCAAAACTAAAAGCCTTATTCGTGTTAATAAAAGCTGCAATTCGTCCAATAACCTTCCCCGAACCATCGGTAAGAATCCAACGGATAGCCTCACCATGCTTAAAAAAAGAATTCTCCTTAGGATCAAATATGCCTCCAATCTCACCATCTAAAGGGCAAGCAAAATTTGGATCATTTTTATAAATGATTCTGGCTATGTCTAAAAATTTCACTCGTTGTTTTTGATCTAAAACTTCAACTATATTCACTCGAGTCGTTTATTTAAGTAGTTTAGTTATTTGGGTCTTACTATATTACAAAATTAATCGCGACCTGCCAACTTTGCAAGTAATCGCAACAATTCTACATATAACCAAATTAAAGTTACCATGATACCAAAAGCACCATACCATTCCATATATTTTGGTGCACCTTGCTGAGCACCTTTTTCTATAAAGTCAAAATCCAACACAAGATTCAACGATGCAATTGCAACTATAAATAAACTAATACCTATACTGGTTAAACTAGAATCGTTGGCAAAGTGTAATCCAAATCCAAACATTCCCAAAATCCAGTTCAGCATGTAAAAAATAAAAATACCACCTGTTGCAGCAACAACTCCTGCTTTAAACTTTTGCGTTACTTTAATCAATCCCGATTTATAGGCAAACAACATCGCAAATAAAGTTGCAAAGGTTAAACCCACTGCTTGCACTACTATACCTGGATAATACGAATTCATTAATGCTGATAAACCACCCAACATTAAACCTTCCAATAATGCATAAATGGGAGTTGTATAAGGAGCCCAAACAGGTTTAAATGAAGTTATCAAAGCAAAAATTAACCCACCAATGGCACCACCAATTAACCAAGGCATAATAACTGCTGAATTGCCCGAGTTAGCAAATAAACCCCATGTGTAACTTGCTGCAGCTACCAAAAAAAATAATGACAATCCAATTTTATTAATCGTTCCATTAACGGTCATCGACTCGCTGTAGTCTTCGTTTCTTAAACTGGAAAATATTTTATCGCCTAAAACAGGATTTGAACTTTTAGTAAACCTCATATGTATATTTCTCTTTAAATCTATTCTTAAATAATGATTCAAATTTACTTTCTTTAATCTTCTTTTCCTAGATTAAAAAGTCATATCAGATCTTAAAAATTCTTAAAAAAAACGACTACAATTCGATTTCATATTTTAGATCGTCCCAAATATCACTCCAGTCAGTATCATTTTTCTTCCTTTCATCCACCAATGCTACAACACGTGTAACCAGTGGTTCTCCTTTTCTAACCATTTTACCAAGAGTTCTTTTCACCTGATTCATAAGGTAGTTATCCGTAAATTTTTGCGGCAACAAATCAATAAATTCAGAATACATTTCATCCTGCTCTTCTAAATCTCTCATCGCAATTCGTCCCACTGTCATAACTGCACAAACTTGCTTCGAAGGATTAGTACTTTTCATCCAATCAAAAACCAAATCTTGAATATTTGGTAGATGCTGGAAAAGATTCATACTAGCTTGTTCTAATAATTCATTAGAATCCATTTCTTCAAACCAGCGCTCCAATTGTTCTTCGGTAACCTTATCTGGCTCTTCTAGCATGCTTGCCAAGATTTTCGATTCACGAAATCCTTTGGTCCAAAGTTTATGTGCCAACAAATGGTTTTGCTGATATTCTTTTCCAATTTCTCGCAGATTAACGATAGTCGCTCCTAATGCTTTTTGATAATTCAATCCAAATTTTTTCATTTCATGATGAGTCTCACCATTACGAAGAATTTGAATTTTTTTGAAAATTTCCTGAAACAATTCCTCTGTCTCATTGTTGTCGATAAAAAAATCCATTTTTTTTTAAATTAGTTAACTATCTGCAAAGGTAGAGTTTATAATCTTTTCGGAATATTATTTCATATTTTTTTCAAAATAAATTTGGAGAATAACTAAAGAATTCTCTATATTTGCACCGCACTACAGAAAAATGGTGAATGTAGTTCAGTTGGTTAGAACGCTGGTTTGTGGTACCAGAGGTCGCCGGTTCGAACCCGGTCTTTCACCCTAAACAAAACGCAAATTACAGATTATCTGTCATTTGCGTTTTTTTTTGTTATTATTCCTTTAGATTACTTCCATCTCCATAACCAGACACGGCCCTATTCAAAACAACAATCCCTTCTAAAAACAAAATCTTTGCTTTTTTTATTAAATTAGCATGACATATTTAACAGATCTTAAGTAATTAAATTTTCTCAGGAAAGCAGCTTTTGTAACAATTGCATGTTATCCGAGAGTTAGAACCTTATAGACAACTAAATAAAAATAATACCTTACCCATTAAAAGCTGAGCAAAATGAAAAATCGTATTCTATTCATACTGATTGTAGCATTAACCATCGGATGCAACCATAATAAAGAAATTAGCTCTATAAATCCAGAAAACTGGTCCAAAAGAACGATTGATATCAGCACAAAGACCTCTTTGGAATATGGGAAATCATATCTTTCTATTTATTCGCAAATCTACAGTAATTCTGAACATAAAACTCACAACTTGACTGCAATGGCAAGCATGCGTAACACAAGTGATTCAGATACTATATTCTTACTAAAAGCAGAATATTTTGACACTCACGGAAAATCTATTCGAACATATTTTAATAAGCCAATCTATTTAGCACCAATGGAAACAACGGAAATTATAATTGACGAAGCTGATATCGAAGGTGGAACGGGCTCCAATTTTATTATTGAATGGAAAATTCCAGAGAACTGTCCAGAACCTTTATTTGAAGGAGTTATGAACTCTACCATGGGTCAACAAGGACTCTCTTTCACAACACAATCTAAACGAATTAAATGAATATTTGATAGGGAAAGCCACGTTCTGAAACCTTAATCTGTGTCAAAAACACCTATTAATATGTATTTTTTATTGCATTATACTTAAATACTATCAAATGGCAGCCTCTCTGAACTTCCATTAAAATAGAATTCCAGCATTAAAAGACACCTTAACATCTAATTAATTTAGTTCAAAACTTTCTTATGTTTGGTTTTACCTAGTCATTTTTGTACTTTAGTTCATTTCCAACAGTTTACAGTATAGATTTTAAAAACATGAAAACCTTTTAGCACAAATTTCTAAATAATTGGAATATCATAAGAAAGAAGCTACTAATGGTTATTCATTAACAATTCATCACAATACGCATGGATTACAATTTATTTTGAAAACAAGAATGGCACTGTGCAAATTATCATTATCACATAAAAAGTATCACATGAAATTCATTTTACCATTTATCCTCTTCCTAAGTTTATCACAATTTATTAGCGCGCAAGAAAACTGCAAGGTATTGCTGCACGAAATAGATAGTATTTACATTGGGAAATGTAAAAAAGGCTATGCTCACGGCAAAGGAACAGCCATTGGGAAAGATTCATATACAGGTAAATTTACAAAAGGATGGCCAAACGGTAAAGGCACCTACACTTGGGCCAATGGAGATATCTATACCGGAGGTTGGATAGAAGGTAAACGAAATGGAAATGGCAAATTAACTCTAAAATTAGCAGATCGCGATAGTATATTGGATGGACTATGGAAAGAGGATATGTATCTGGGCCCTAAACCCAAAGCGCCTAGTGTGATTACTAAAACCAGTATTGAGAGACATAGTTTCCAAAAGCTAGGAAAAATCCACAATCGAGTACTCATTAACTTCCTACAAAGCGGCGGAACAAATAACACTATTACAAATCTTTCAATTAATGCTACAAGTGGAGAAGAAACAAACTTGGGGAATTCAATTGGTTATGAATTTGTTAAATTTCCAGTCATCATAAGAGTGAGTTATGCGACCATGAACAAACTCAACACATTGAGATATCAAGCCATTTTTGAATTTGAAATCACCGAACCAGGAGATTGGTTGGTAAAGTTACACAATTGATATTTTACACTTAAAACTACCATCAACAACAAATATAAGTCAACGGGCCAATAGCAGTTTAAGGAAACATTATACTTTTCCTCATCACCTCAATTATTATCTGTATTTTCGCACAAAATTCTGAAGCGAAATATGAATAAAAAGTCCCTTTTAATTTATGGCAGCATCATTTTAGCTATGCTATTTTGGAGCTTTTCCTTTGTATGGGTGAAAATTGTTTACACAGTATACAATCCCATAACAACGGTTATTTTACGCTTAATTATCTCAACGATTCTATTGTTTGTGATAGGCAAAGGATTTAAGCGCATCGAAAAGATTGAGAAAAAAGATCGAATGCAACTGCTGCTACTCGCCTTTTTCGAACCATTCCTTTATTTTATGGGCGAAAGTTTTGGCTTAAAATTGGTTTCATCCACTTTGGGTGCTGTAATCATTTCAACAATCCCTTTGTTCTCGCCCGTAGCCGCCTATTTCTTTCATCGGGAAAAAATTGGAATTATGGGTGTTGTTGGTATTATCATATCCATTATTGGTGTATCTGTCATCATCTTCAATAAAAATTTTAACCTAATTGCTTCCCCACTTGGCATCGCGTTAATGTTTCTGGCTGTTGGAGCTGCAGTGGGCTATTCTATAGTACTGAAGAAACTGGCCGCAAAATATAATCCTGTAAGTCTTATATCTTATCAAAACCTTTTGGGAATCTTTTTCTTTCTGCCCTTATTTTTCACATTTGATTACCAACACTTTATTGCGGCAAAACCAACTACCGAAGTAATGATTTCAATATTGGAATTAGCCATATTCGCTTCATCATTAGCCTTCATATTTTTCACGTATGGTCTGAACTATTTAGGCATTACAAAAAGCAACATTTTTATTAATGCCATTCCTGTCTTTACAGCAATATTCGCCTATTTTGTAATCGATGAAGTTATTA contains:
- a CDS encoding GlmU family protein, encoding MNYILFDNEAWNDLRPLTFTRPVAEIRVGILTIREKWEKRLNASFGFLTQKYLSVKYQKVVEDENVMINGSILPNSDLISAIQNLKLGEYLAKENLIIAAKLSDTDVNLVKEEAISEKIKIEYNKEIVRIAMPYDIFGLNDFALREDFEFLTKGRSSQVLSDTVNVLGKENIFLEEGASVEFATLNAKEGPIYIGKDAEIMEGSLVRGPLAMCEHSALKLGAKVYGATTLGPYCKSGGELSNVVFFGYANKAHDGFLGNAVIGEWCNIGADTNNSNLKNNYSEVKLWNYKSNRFNKTGLQFCGTIMGDHSKCGINTMLNTGTVIGVSANVYGAGFPRNFIPSFSMGGNHGFQEYRLKAAHEVAQLVMQRRGIEFDEAEKDIMTNVFEMTKDFRKSF
- a CDS encoding type B 50S ribosomal protein L31, whose amino-acid sequence is MKEGIHPKNYRLVAFKDMSNETVFITKSTANTKETIEIDNVEYPLVKLEISNTSHPFYTGKMTLIDTAGRVDKFMNKYKKFKK
- a CDS encoding GNAT family N-acetyltransferase, which translates into the protein MNIVEVLDQKQRVKFLDIARIIYKNDPNFACPLDGEIGGIFDPKENSFFKHGEAIRWILTDGSGKVIGRIAAFINTNKAFSFDQPTGGCGFFECIKDREAAFLLFDTAKEWLKERGMEAMDGPINFGENDNHWGLLVDGFLPQGYGMPYNKAYYQEFFESYGFQVFFEQYSYHVDRSKPFPERFAKIAEWISKKPGFEFEHFKFSNSEKYIQDIIEVYNEAWKFHDNFTPIDIEDIRKIAREGKGILEEDFIWFAYHEGKPIAFFVAMPDINQVLRKMNGKLDFWNKLKFMYLLKRKTITRTRITIMGVVPKYQRFGIESAIFWKMDKAIKAKKQYTEVELSWVGDFNPKMISIYESVGGVKMKTHYTYRYLFDRNVPFKRTAIIPLENRGTKASKE
- a CDS encoding Bax inhibitor-1/YccA family protein translates to MRFTKSSNPVLGDKIFSSLRNEDYSESMTVNGTINKIGLSLFFLVAAASYTWGLFANSGNSAVIMPWLIGGAIGGLIFALITSFKPVWAPYTTPIYALLEGLMLGGLSALMNSYYPGIVVQAVGLTFATLFAMLFAYKSGLIKVTQKFKAGVVAATGGIFIFYMLNWILGMFGFGLHFANDSSLTSIGISLFIVAIASLNLVLDFDFIEKGAQQGAPKYMEWYGAFGIMVTLIWLYVELLRLLAKLAGRD
- a CDS encoding DNA alkylation repair protein translates to MDFFIDNNETEELFQEIFKKIQILRNGETHHEMKKFGLNYQKALGATIVNLREIGKEYQQNHLLAHKLWTKGFRESKILASMLEEPDKVTEEQLERWFEEMDSNELLEQASMNLFQHLPNIQDLVFDWMKSTNPSKQVCAVMTVGRIAMRDLEEQDEMYSEFIDLLPQKFTDNYLMNQVKRTLGKMVRKGEPLVTRVVALVDERKKNDTDWSDIWDDLKYEIEL
- a CDS encoding DUF3124 domain-containing protein, with protein sequence MKNRILFILIVALTIGCNHNKEISSINPENWSKRTIDISTKTSLEYGKSYLSIYSQIYSNSEHKTHNLTAMASMRNTSDSDTIFLLKAEYFDTHGKSIRTYFNKPIYLAPMETTEIIIDEADIEGGTGSNFIIEWKIPENCPEPLFEGVMNSTMGQQGLSFTTQSKRIK
- a CDS encoding DMT family transporter gives rise to the protein MNKKSLLIYGSIILAMLFWSFSFVWVKIVYTVYNPITTVILRLIISTILLFVIGKGFKRIEKIEKKDRMQLLLLAFFEPFLYFMGESFGLKLVSSTLGAVIISTIPLFSPVAAYFFHREKIGIMGVVGIIISIIGVSVIIFNKNFNLIASPLGIALMFLAVGAAVGYSIVLKKLAAKYNPVSLISYQNLLGIFFFLPLFFTFDYQHFIAAKPTTEVMISILELAIFASSLAFIFFTYGLNYLGITKSNIFINAIPVFTAIFAYFVIDEVITLQKMVGITIVISGLFLSQIKLNFNKQDR